In Tachypleus tridentatus isolate NWPU-2018 chromosome 7, ASM421037v1, whole genome shotgun sequence, a genomic segment contains:
- the LOC143257337 gene encoding fibroblast growth factor receptor 3-like isoform X1, with amino-acid sequence MLRRVTVHVMLVLITLSATQARKNEAPQWRKRFPTKFEVFRDQKVRLRCPVRGSPQPYLVWYYDSQPVLTTSSRVEIRRQSLIILDFQPEDVGVYSCKAFNEFGEIWQNFTLSLAEVSPSESVRETVTVPNLQSGERSSPFFTDPKGLLNYFIVVPAGKSVTLSCPADGFPKPTITWKKNSKPIVRFIGKKIIYKGWNMTMDIVGLDDRGNYSCLVENSEGKINWTFEVHVRERLTRRPIIRDGYPSNQTVYVGQQARFECRFYSDLHPHVRWLKYYMVNGSYTDHDGSPHVRVVESNIQNATDPQLLIINNVTKEHEGWYACLAWNTIGLSNRTVWLSVLEVSDEVGESTGVKVSSFPWVVFVVVLTGVLVLILLGVILCRHQLTKQQKNKINLLTTENHIIIKKKVILERPEPGLLEQSVAPLVKIDVTQGYPSPDKSSVSEYEIPPDPLWEFPRERLVLGKTLGEGAFGQVRIGEAYGLTDKEGPTVVAVKMLKDAHIDQELADLVSEMEVMKMIGKHMNIINLLGCCTQDGPLYVIVEYAPNGNLRDFLRAHRPSSGYEQAIGTDLKPKTLTQKDLISFAYQVARGMEYLVSRKCIHRDLAARNVLVTEDKVMKIADFGLARDIHNIDYYKKTTDGRLPVKWMAPEALFDRVYTSQSDVWAFGILVWEIMTLGGTPYPSVPVEKLFHLLREGHRMEKPQYCSLEVYMIMRECWQNYPHQRPSFTELVEDLDRILTISSEQEYLDLNMPFDPLKTPPSSCSSSDVDLDSEEDTSDDV; translated from the exons CCCCACAATGGCGGAAGAGGTTTCCCACAAAATTTGAAGTCTTTCGGGATCAGAAAGTTAGACTGCGATGTCCAGTCCGAGGCAGTCCGCAGCCATACCTAGTATGGTATTATGACAGCCAACCAGTACTTACAACGTCCTCTCGTGTCGAAATAAGGAGACAGAGTCTCATTATTTTGGATTTCCAGCCGGAAGATGTCGGAGTCTACTCTTGTAAAGCCTTTAATGAATTTGGGGAAATCTGGCAAAACTTTACCCTTTCTTTAGCAG AAGTTTCACCGAGTGAATCAGTGAGAGAAACTGTCACAGTACCGAATCTCCAATCCGGTGAAAGAA GTTCACCGTTTTTTACTGATCCAAAAGGACTGTTGAACTATTTTATTGTCGTGCCAGCTGGAAAAAGTGTCACACTCTCTTGTCCTGCAGATGGATTTCCTAAACCAACTATAACATGGAAGAAAAACTCCAAACCAATTGTTCGTTTTATTGGTAAAAAG ATTATATACAAAGGCTGGAACATGACAATGGATATTGTTGGGCTTGATGATAGAGGGAACTATTCTTGTTTGGTGGAGAACTCCGAGGGCAAAATCAACTGGACTTTTGAAGTTCATGTTAGAG AACGTTTAACACGGAGACCTATCATCCGAGACGGCTATCCCTCTAATCAAACAGTGTATGTAGGACAACAGGCAAGATTTGAATGCCGCTTTTATAGTGATCTTCACCCGCACGTACGGTGGTTGAAATATTATATGGTAAACGGGTCTTATACAGATCATGATGGTAGCCCTCATGTTCGTGTTGTTgag AGTAACATTCAGAATGCCACAGATCCCcaactgttaataattaataatgtgacAAAGGAACACGAAGGCTGGTATGCTTGTCTTGCCTGGAACACCATAGGGTTGTCTAACAGAACTGTTTGGCTCTCTGTTCTAGAAG TTTCTGATGAAGTGGGTGAAAGCACTGGAGTAAAAGTTTCCTCATTTCCATGGGTTGTCTTTGTGGTTGTACTCACGGGTGTGCTGGTGTTAATCTTACTGGGTGTTATATTGTGTCGACATCAACTTACCAAACAACAGAAGAACAAGATCAACCTGCTTACAACAGAGAATCACATTATCATCAAGAAGAAGGTTATCTTGGAGAGGCCT GAACCTGGCCTCTTGGAACAGTCTGTGGCACCCCTTGTAAAGATTGATGTGACTCAGGGATATCCATCACCAGATAAGAGCTCAGTATCTGAGTACGAAATTCCTCCAGACCCACTTTGGGAGTTCCCTCGAGAAAg ATTGGTCCTAGGAAAGACTCTCGGTGAGGGAGCTTTTGGTCAAGTGAGAATAGGGGAGGCATATGGTTTGACTGACAAAGAAGGTCCAACCGTTGTGGCTGTGAAGATGTTAAAAG aCGCCCACATCGACCAGGAGCTGGCTGACCTAGTGTCAGAGATGGAAGTCATGAAGATGATTGGGAAACACATGAACATCATCAACCTCTTAGGTTGTTGCACACAGGATG GACCACTTTATGTTATTGTGGAATATGCCCCTAATGGAAACTTAAGAGACTTTTTAAGAGCTCATAGGCCTAGCTCAGGATACGAACAGGCCATTGGTACTGACTTGAAGCCAAAGACTTTAACTCAGAAAGATTTGATTTCATTTGCTTACCAAGTGGCTCGAGGAATGGAATACTTAGTTTCAAGAAAG TGTATCCATCGTGACTTGGCAGCACGTAACGTACTCGTTACGGAAGACAAAGTGATGAAAATAGCTGACTTTGGTTTGGCTCGAGACATACACAACATTGATTACTATAAGAAGACCACTGAC GGCCGGCTTCCAGTAAAATGGATGGCACCAGAAGCATTATTTGACAGAGTGTATACAAGCCAGAGTGATGT CTGGGCATTTGGTATATTGGTATGGGAGATAATGACTCTTGGAGGAACACCATATCCATCAGTTCCAGTTGAGAAACTATTCCATCTTCTACGGGAAGGACACAGAATGGAGAAGCCTCAGTACTGTTCTCTGGAAGT TTACATGATCATGCGGGAATGTTGGCAGAACTATCCTCATCAACGCCCAAGTTTCACAGAGCTAGTAGAAGATCTGGACCGCATCTTGACCATCTCATCTGAACAG GAGTATCTTGATTTAAACATGCCCTTTGATCCACTGAAGACTCCACCATCCAGCTGTTCATCATCTGATGTGGACCTGGATTCTGAGGAAGATACAAGTGATGATGTCTGA
- the LOC143257337 gene encoding fibroblast growth factor receptor 3-like isoform X2, with the protein MGHPLVRKFTVFRHVITVTRPPQWRKRFPTKFEVFRDQKVRLRCPVRGSPQPYLVWYYDSQPVLTTSSRVEIRRQSLIILDFQPEDVGVYSCKAFNEFGEIWQNFTLSLAEVSPSESVRETVTVPNLQSGERSSPFFTDPKGLLNYFIVVPAGKSVTLSCPADGFPKPTITWKKNSKPIVRFIGKKIIYKGWNMTMDIVGLDDRGNYSCLVENSEGKINWTFEVHVRERLTRRPIIRDGYPSNQTVYVGQQARFECRFYSDLHPHVRWLKYYMVNGSYTDHDGSPHVRVVESNIQNATDPQLLIINNVTKEHEGWYACLAWNTIGLSNRTVWLSVLEVSDEVGESTGVKVSSFPWVVFVVVLTGVLVLILLGVILCRHQLTKQQKNKINLLTTENHIIIKKKVILERPEPGLLEQSVAPLVKIDVTQGYPSPDKSSVSEYEIPPDPLWEFPRERLVLGKTLGEGAFGQVRIGEAYGLTDKEGPTVVAVKMLKDAHIDQELADLVSEMEVMKMIGKHMNIINLLGCCTQDGPLYVIVEYAPNGNLRDFLRAHRPSSGYEQAIGTDLKPKTLTQKDLISFAYQVARGMEYLVSRKCIHRDLAARNVLVTEDKVMKIADFGLARDIHNIDYYKKTTDGRLPVKWMAPEALFDRVYTSQSDVWAFGILVWEIMTLGGTPYPSVPVEKLFHLLREGHRMEKPQYCSLEVYMIMRECWQNYPHQRPSFTELVEDLDRILTISSEQEYLDLNMPFDPLKTPPSSCSSSDVDLDSEEDTSDDV; encoded by the exons ATGGGGCATCCTCTTGTCAGGAAGTTTACAGTGTTTAGACACGTGATTACCGTCACACGTC CCCCACAATGGCGGAAGAGGTTTCCCACAAAATTTGAAGTCTTTCGGGATCAGAAAGTTAGACTGCGATGTCCAGTCCGAGGCAGTCCGCAGCCATACCTAGTATGGTATTATGACAGCCAACCAGTACTTACAACGTCCTCTCGTGTCGAAATAAGGAGACAGAGTCTCATTATTTTGGATTTCCAGCCGGAAGATGTCGGAGTCTACTCTTGTAAAGCCTTTAATGAATTTGGGGAAATCTGGCAAAACTTTACCCTTTCTTTAGCAG AAGTTTCACCGAGTGAATCAGTGAGAGAAACTGTCACAGTACCGAATCTCCAATCCGGTGAAAGAA GTTCACCGTTTTTTACTGATCCAAAAGGACTGTTGAACTATTTTATTGTCGTGCCAGCTGGAAAAAGTGTCACACTCTCTTGTCCTGCAGATGGATTTCCTAAACCAACTATAACATGGAAGAAAAACTCCAAACCAATTGTTCGTTTTATTGGTAAAAAG ATTATATACAAAGGCTGGAACATGACAATGGATATTGTTGGGCTTGATGATAGAGGGAACTATTCTTGTTTGGTGGAGAACTCCGAGGGCAAAATCAACTGGACTTTTGAAGTTCATGTTAGAG AACGTTTAACACGGAGACCTATCATCCGAGACGGCTATCCCTCTAATCAAACAGTGTATGTAGGACAACAGGCAAGATTTGAATGCCGCTTTTATAGTGATCTTCACCCGCACGTACGGTGGTTGAAATATTATATGGTAAACGGGTCTTATACAGATCATGATGGTAGCCCTCATGTTCGTGTTGTTgag AGTAACATTCAGAATGCCACAGATCCCcaactgttaataattaataatgtgacAAAGGAACACGAAGGCTGGTATGCTTGTCTTGCCTGGAACACCATAGGGTTGTCTAACAGAACTGTTTGGCTCTCTGTTCTAGAAG TTTCTGATGAAGTGGGTGAAAGCACTGGAGTAAAAGTTTCCTCATTTCCATGGGTTGTCTTTGTGGTTGTACTCACGGGTGTGCTGGTGTTAATCTTACTGGGTGTTATATTGTGTCGACATCAACTTACCAAACAACAGAAGAACAAGATCAACCTGCTTACAACAGAGAATCACATTATCATCAAGAAGAAGGTTATCTTGGAGAGGCCT GAACCTGGCCTCTTGGAACAGTCTGTGGCACCCCTTGTAAAGATTGATGTGACTCAGGGATATCCATCACCAGATAAGAGCTCAGTATCTGAGTACGAAATTCCTCCAGACCCACTTTGGGAGTTCCCTCGAGAAAg ATTGGTCCTAGGAAAGACTCTCGGTGAGGGAGCTTTTGGTCAAGTGAGAATAGGGGAGGCATATGGTTTGACTGACAAAGAAGGTCCAACCGTTGTGGCTGTGAAGATGTTAAAAG aCGCCCACATCGACCAGGAGCTGGCTGACCTAGTGTCAGAGATGGAAGTCATGAAGATGATTGGGAAACACATGAACATCATCAACCTCTTAGGTTGTTGCACACAGGATG GACCACTTTATGTTATTGTGGAATATGCCCCTAATGGAAACTTAAGAGACTTTTTAAGAGCTCATAGGCCTAGCTCAGGATACGAACAGGCCATTGGTACTGACTTGAAGCCAAAGACTTTAACTCAGAAAGATTTGATTTCATTTGCTTACCAAGTGGCTCGAGGAATGGAATACTTAGTTTCAAGAAAG TGTATCCATCGTGACTTGGCAGCACGTAACGTACTCGTTACGGAAGACAAAGTGATGAAAATAGCTGACTTTGGTTTGGCTCGAGACATACACAACATTGATTACTATAAGAAGACCACTGAC GGCCGGCTTCCAGTAAAATGGATGGCACCAGAAGCATTATTTGACAGAGTGTATACAAGCCAGAGTGATGT CTGGGCATTTGGTATATTGGTATGGGAGATAATGACTCTTGGAGGAACACCATATCCATCAGTTCCAGTTGAGAAACTATTCCATCTTCTACGGGAAGGACACAGAATGGAGAAGCCTCAGTACTGTTCTCTGGAAGT TTACATGATCATGCGGGAATGTTGGCAGAACTATCCTCATCAACGCCCAAGTTTCACAGAGCTAGTAGAAGATCTGGACCGCATCTTGACCATCTCATCTGAACAG GAGTATCTTGATTTAAACATGCCCTTTGATCCACTGAAGACTCCACCATCCAGCTGTTCATCATCTGATGTGGACCTGGATTCTGAGGAAGATACAAGTGATGATGTCTGA